One segment of Leptotrichia sp. OH3620_COT-345 DNA contains the following:
- a CDS encoding gamma-glutamyl-gamma-aminobutyrate hydrolase family protein, translating into MERKPIIGISGNILTTTDGVFAGYPRAYVNHAYVESVIKAGGIPFIIPFNTNAEVTKEQMKVVDGLILSGGHDVFPQLFGEEPKQNIGETFLDRDNFDILLLKTAVELKKPVLGICRGHQVINVAFGGSLYQDLSYNSDFYIKHSQLSKWDRPTHTIDVKKESFLGEIFGNEGLVNSFHHQVVNKVADNFKVTARSKDGAIEALESISENRFIVGIQWHPESMIHTDKNSVILFEKFINRVKFGK; encoded by the coding sequence ATGGAGAGAAAACCCATTATCGGAATATCCGGAAATATTTTAACAACAACCGACGGAGTATTTGCAGGATATCCTCGTGCCTATGTAAATCATGCTTATGTGGAATCTGTAATAAAAGCGGGCGGAATCCCCTTTATTATACCGTTCAATACAAATGCTGAAGTTACAAAAGAACAGATGAAAGTTGTAGACGGATTAATTCTATCAGGGGGACACGATGTATTTCCTCAGCTTTTTGGAGAAGAGCCCAAGCAAAATATAGGCGAAACTTTTTTAGATAGGGATAATTTCGACATACTTCTTTTAAAAACGGCTGTAGAACTTAAAAAACCCGTTTTAGGTATATGTAGGGGACACCAAGTAATAAATGTCGCTTTTGGAGGAAGCCTGTATCAAGATCTTTCTTATAATAGTGATTTTTATATAAAACACTCTCAATTATCAAAATGGGATAGACCCACTCACACCATTGATGTAAAAAAGGAAAGTTTTCTTGGAGAAATTTTCGGAAACGAAGGGCTTGTAAACAGTTTTCATCACCAAGTTGTAAACAAAGTGGCAGATAATTTTAAAGTGACTGCGCGTAGTAAAGACGGAGCTATTGAAGCTCTGGAAAGTATTTCAGAAAACAGATTTATTGTAGGAATTCAATGGCATCCTGAATCAATGATTCATACAGATAAAAATTCGGTAATTCTGTTTGAAAAATTTATAAATAGAGTAAAATTTGGAAAATAA
- a CDS encoding AbgT family transporter, giving the protein MESNLRNTKEKNSSSFFNLIEKIGNKLPHSVFIFVILAVIVIFASEIVHRMGISVSYFDAKAGKDVTVTPVSLMNREGFVYMITSMVKNFTGFAPLGVALVAIIGVGVAEYSGLIDAFLKKIVMSVPGKYITAAVVFVGIISNIAADSGYLVVIPLGGIIFMGLKRHPFAGIAAAFAGVSAGFSANLLIGPIDAQLAGLTNEALKASGIEHSVSPTSNWFFLAVSTVLLTAIGTFVTEKIVEPKLGKYKNDKNEFEYSELTENENKGLFWAGISLLLFIIVMAFLIFPKNAILKTLDPKTSTYTLTQYLHSGIVPTILFFFFIPGVVYGKITKSIKNGKDIVKGMNKSMESMSLFLVIVFFAAQFISYFNHSKLGFIISVKGAIFLKNIGFTGLPLVITFIFLCAFINLFIASASAKWAIMAPIFIPMMYNLGISPEATQLAYRIGDSSTNIIMPLMSYFPLIVAYMNKYDEDAGVGNLISIMLPYSLSFLIGWTLMLILWYLTGLPIGPGVFFKIM; this is encoded by the coding sequence ATGGAAAGTAATTTAAGAAACACAAAAGAAAAAAATTCTTCGTCTTTTTTTAACTTGATTGAAAAAATAGGAAATAAACTTCCTCATTCTGTATTTATTTTCGTTATTTTAGCGGTAATTGTAATTTTCGCTTCAGAAATTGTACATAGAATGGGTATTTCAGTTTCTTATTTTGATGCAAAAGCCGGAAAAGATGTAACTGTAACTCCTGTTTCTCTTATGAATCGTGAGGGATTTGTATATATGATAACTTCAATGGTTAAAAATTTCACAGGCTTTGCTCCACTGGGAGTGGCTTTAGTTGCAATAATCGGTGTTGGAGTTGCCGAGTATTCAGGATTGATTGATGCTTTTTTAAAGAAAATTGTTATGTCGGTACCGGGAAAATATATAACGGCAGCAGTTGTATTTGTAGGAATTATTTCAAATATTGCAGCTGATTCGGGATATCTTGTAGTAATTCCTTTAGGGGGAATTATATTCATGGGATTGAAAAGACACCCTTTTGCGGGTATTGCAGCTGCATTTGCAGGAGTTTCCGCCGGATTTTCAGCAAATCTGTTAATAGGTCCTATCGATGCCCAGCTTGCAGGACTTACTAATGAAGCACTTAAAGCTTCAGGAATAGAGCACTCCGTGAGTCCGACATCTAACTGGTTCTTTCTTGCAGTTTCAACTGTTTTATTGACTGCAATAGGAACTTTTGTTACAGAAAAAATTGTAGAACCTAAATTAGGTAAATATAAAAATGACAAAAATGAATTTGAATATTCCGAATTGACGGAAAATGAAAACAAAGGATTGTTCTGGGCAGGGATTTCCCTTTTATTATTCATAATTGTAATGGCATTTCTTATTTTCCCGAAAAATGCTATTTTGAAAACACTTGACCCTAAAACTTCCACTTATACATTAACTCAATATTTGCATAGTGGAATTGTTCCTACAATACTGTTTTTCTTCTTTATTCCGGGTGTAGTTTACGGAAAAATAACAAAAAGTATAAAAAATGGTAAGGATATTGTTAAAGGGATGAATAAATCCATGGAAAGTATGTCACTTTTCCTTGTAATAGTATTTTTTGCAGCTCAGTTTATAAGTTACTTTAACCATTCAAAATTAGGATTTATAATTTCAGTAAAAGGGGCTATTTTCCTAAAAAATATAGGATTCACAGGATTACCTCTTGTTATTACTTTCATATTTTTATGTGCATTTATAAATCTTTTTATAGCTTCCGCTTCTGCAAAATGGGCTATAATGGCTCCAATATTTATTCCTATGATGTACAATCTCGGCATATCTCCTGAGGCGACTCAACTTGCATACAGAATAGGGGATTCTTCAACAAATATTATTATGCCTCTTATGAGTTATTTTCCTCTGATTGTTGCATATATGAATAAATATGATGAAGATGCGGGTGTCGGAAATTTGATTTCAATAATGCTCCCATATTCACTTTCATTCCTGATAGGATGGACATTAATGCTTATATTATGGTACCTTACAGGATTGCCTATCGGACCGGGTGTATTTTTCAAAATTATGTAA
- a CDS encoding pseudouridine synthase, whose translation MRLDRFLANSGVGTRKEVKEILKKRKIKVNGSIIIDGSIHIDENGDVVESNEKRILYKPFVYIMMNKPDGVISATEDKEHKTVTKLLEDKYRTYSLFPVGRLDIDTEGLLILTNDGILAHNLLSPVKHVEKKYYVELKKPVSSLEIEKLENGIELENGTITKSAKVEVVKNGDTVHGDFTREKFPNKVYITITEGKYHQVKRMFKAINNKVLYLKRVKMGKLELDKTLKIGEYRELTEKEIEILKKQ comes from the coding sequence ATGAGACTCGACAGATTTTTGGCAAATTCAGGAGTAGGAACAAGAAAAGAAGTAAAGGAAATTTTGAAAAAAAGAAAAATAAAAGTAAACGGGAGTATAATAATTGACGGAAGTATTCATATTGATGAAAATGGAGATGTTGTAGAAAGTAATGAAAAACGGATACTTTACAAACCTTTTGTTTATATAATGATGAATAAACCTGACGGAGTAATTTCAGCAACTGAAGATAAAGAGCATAAGACAGTGACGAAACTTCTGGAAGATAAATACAGAACTTACAGTTTATTTCCTGTAGGCAGATTGGATATTGATACTGAGGGATTGCTTATCCTTACCAATGACGGAATATTGGCTCATAATCTCCTGTCCCCTGTTAAACATGTTGAGAAAAAATATTATGTAGAATTGAAAAAACCTGTATCTTCTCTTGAAATAGAAAAACTGGAAAATGGTATAGAACTGGAAAATGGAACGATAACAAAAAGTGCAAAAGTGGAGGTAGTAAAAAACGGAGATACTGTACATGGAGACTTTACACGAGAGAAATTTCCGAATAAAGTATATATTACAATTACAGAAGGGAAATATCATCAAGTCAAGAGAATGTTCAAGGCGATAAATAATAAAGTCCTCTATCTTAAAAGAGTGAAAATGGGAAAATTGGAACTGGATAAAACATTGAAAATAGGGGAATACAGAGAGTTAACGGAAAAAGAAATTGAAATTTTAAAAAAACAGTAG
- a CDS encoding PLP-dependent aspartate aminotransferase family protein, which translates to MKFGTKVLHGYNMIDKSTGASSISICQASTFHQSDIDNDQKYTYSRFGNPTREALEEAIASLEKGKYGLSFSSGMAAITAVLLSFSTGDHIVMCKDVYGGAFQLATEIFPRFGIEVTFIDETDINEWKKAIKRNTKAFYLETPSNPLLKITDIKAVVDIAKEHGIITIIDNTFMTPQYQNPISLGVDIVIHSATKFLNGHSDVVLGMIVTDSETIYQELKKQQIILGALPGVEECWLLMRGMKTMEIRMNKSSETALKIAERLEKHPKVHKVYYPGLKSHEGYEINKKQSSSGGAVLSFDLGCCEAVKQFFKHIKYPIVAVSLGGVESILSYPVKMSHACIPEEERLKMGITSGLVRLSVGIEDYEDLINDIEDALKIIE; encoded by the coding sequence ATGAAATTCGGAACTAAAGTTTTACATGGATATAATATGATTGATAAGTCTACAGGAGCATCTTCTATATCCATATGTCAGGCATCTACATTTCATCAAAGTGATATAGATAATGACCAGAAATATACTTATTCCAGATTTGGCAATCCCACAAGAGAGGCTCTTGAAGAAGCTATTGCAAGTCTTGAAAAAGGAAAATATGGATTGTCTTTTTCTTCCGGAATGGCTGCAATAACTGCTGTTTTGCTGTCATTTTCCACGGGAGATCACATTGTAATGTGTAAAGATGTCTATGGAGGAGCATTTCAACTTGCTACTGAAATTTTCCCCCGTTTCGGAATTGAAGTGACATTTATTGATGAGACTGACATCAACGAATGGAAAAAAGCTATAAAAAGAAATACAAAAGCTTTTTATTTGGAAACACCTTCAAATCCTCTGTTAAAAATTACGGACATAAAAGCTGTTGTAGATATTGCAAAAGAGCATGGTATAATAACAATAATAGATAATACTTTTATGACTCCTCAATATCAGAATCCTATTTCATTAGGTGTGGATATTGTCATTCACAGTGCAACAAAATTTTTGAACGGTCATAGTGATGTAGTTCTGGGAATGATTGTCACTGACAGTGAAACTATATATCAAGAACTTAAAAAACAGCAAATTATTTTAGGTGCATTACCGGGAGTGGAAGAATGCTGGCTCCTTATGCGGGGAATGAAAACAATGGAAATAAGAATGAACAAAAGTTCGGAAACAGCACTGAAAATAGCCGAGCGTCTTGAAAAACATCCAAAAGTCCATAAAGTTTACTATCCCGGACTCAAATCCCATGAGGGATATGAAATTAATAAAAAACAATCTTCCAGCGGAGGAGCTGTATTATCTTTTGATTTAGGCTGCTGTGAAGCTGTAAAACAGTTTTTTAAACATATAAAATATCCTATTGTTGCTGTTAGCTTAGGAGGAGTGGAATCTATACTCTCTTATCCCGTAAAAATGTCTCATGCATGTATTCCTGAAGAAGAACGTTTAAAAATGGGGATAACTTCCGGACTAGTAAGGTTATCCGTAGGAATAGAAGATTATGAAGATTTAATAAATGATATTGAAGATGCATTAAAAATAATAGAATAA
- the aroE gene encoding shikimate dehydrogenase: MEKFGLLGEKLGHSFSKEIHKIFFKITGKNAKYDLIEKKYNEIEELLDKVREGEYKGINITIPYKIEIMQYLDEISPEAKKIGAVNTVTVKNNKLTGENTDYFGFAKTLEKNRIEVKDKKILILGTGGAAKSVYSLLSDREAEHIYVATILENDIFKIRKYDRLLNYSEIRNIRSVDLVVNCTPVGMYPTINMSPLEGDNLIGTEYLIDLIYNPEETVLMKKYKEKGVKSANGLMMLVSQAIKSQEIWNNETYDEKISEEIYDRLAKKLYK; the protein is encoded by the coding sequence ATGGAAAAATTCGGACTTTTAGGTGAAAAATTGGGACATAGCTTTTCAAAGGAAATACATAAAATATTCTTTAAAATTACGGGGAAAAATGCCAAATATGATTTAATTGAAAAAAAATATAATGAAATAGAGGAATTGCTGGATAAAGTAAGAGAGGGTGAATATAAAGGGATAAATATAACAATTCCTTATAAAATTGAAATAATGCAGTATTTAGATGAAATTTCTCCCGAAGCCAAAAAAATAGGAGCTGTAAATACTGTAACAGTAAAAAATAATAAACTTACAGGAGAAAATACCGATTATTTTGGTTTTGCCAAAACATTAGAGAAAAACCGGATAGAAGTTAAAGACAAAAAAATCTTGATTTTAGGAACAGGTGGAGCGGCAAAGTCAGTATACAGTTTATTATCGGATAGAGAAGCTGAACACATATATGTTGCAACAATTTTGGAAAATGATATATTTAAAATAAGGAAATATGACAGACTCCTTAATTATTCAGAAATAAGAAATATAAGAAGTGTGGATCTTGTAGTGAACTGCACTCCTGTAGGAATGTATCCGACAATTAATATGTCTCCTCTTGAGGGGGATAATCTCATCGGAACGGAATATCTTATAGATCTTATATATAATCCTGAAGAAACGGTATTAATGAAAAAATACAAAGAAAAAGGCGTTAAAAGTGCAAATGGTCTTATGATGCTTGTTTCACAGGCAATAAAATCTCAGGAAATATGGAATAATGAAACTTATGATGAAAAAATTTCGGAAGAAATTTATGATAGACTTGCAAAAAAATTATATAAATAA
- a CDS encoding shikimate kinase produces MKNIVLIGMPASGKSTIGKMLSKKIKYEHYDIDRYLEMKENKKISTIFSEEGEKYFRDLETKYIKELSERKGIIISTGGGAVKRAENMEELKKNGIIIFLSRKIEDIAKENHKYRPLLQNIENINKLYKERIELYNMYADITIENNKTLYKITDRITEILKRKNII; encoded by the coding sequence ATGAAAAATATCGTATTAATAGGGATGCCTGCAAGTGGAAAAAGCACTATAGGAAAAATGCTGTCAAAAAAAATAAAATATGAACATTACGACATTGACAGGTATCTCGAAATGAAAGAAAATAAAAAAATCAGTACCATTTTTTCTGAGGAGGGGGAAAAGTATTTCCGTGATTTGGAAACAAAGTACATAAAAGAATTATCCGAAAGAAAAGGAATAATAATATCTACCGGAGGTGGAGCAGTCAAGAGAGCAGAAAATATGGAAGAACTGAAAAAAAACGGTATAATAATTTTTTTAAGTAGGAAAATCGAAGATATTGCAAAGGAAAACCATAAATATAGACCCCTTTTACAAAATATAGAAAATATCAATAAGTTATACAAGGAAAGAATAGAACTGTATAATATGTACGCTGACATTACAATTGAAAATAATAAAACACTTTATAAAATTACTGACAGAATAACAGAAATTCTTAAAAGAAAAAATATTATATAA
- a CDS encoding DUF4250 domain-containing protein has translation MFNFESGDINMMLSLLNMKLRDEFSDLDKLIGYYSLNKEIILKRMEKEGYFYNEEVNQFRKI, from the coding sequence ATGTTTAATTTTGAAAGTGGAGATATAAATATGATGTTAAGCCTTTTAAATATGAAATTAAGAGATGAATTTTCAGATTTGGATAAGCTTATAGGTTATTATTCATTAAATAAAGAAATTATATTGAAGAGAATGGAAAAAGAAGGATACTTTTATAACGAGGAAGTAAATCAGTTTAGAAAAATTTAA
- a CDS encoding chorismate mutase has product MNNKKITYDEIKEKLDLNEIRGRIDRIDRELVKMLENRLKIVKEVAIYKKMNNMKIFDSKREEEVIEKNLKNISDENIKYYINILLNNIMNVSKEYQKAEIEKDNQ; this is encoded by the coding sequence ATGAACAATAAAAAAATAACATATGATGAAATCAAGGAAAAACTGGATTTGAATGAAATAAGGGGAAGAATAGACAGAATTGACAGAGAACTTGTAAAGATGTTGGAAAATCGTCTTAAAATAGTAAAAGAAGTAGCAATATATAAAAAAATGAATAATATGAAAATATTTGACAGTAAAAGAGAAGAAGAGGTTATAGAAAAAAACTTAAAAAATATTTCTGATGAAAATATAAAATATTATATAAATATTCTGTTAAATAATATTATGAATGTAAGTAAGGAATATCAGAAGGCGGAAATTGAAAAAGATAATCAATAA